GTCGAAGTAGGGCGGGTTCTTGATGTAGGTGGAGCTGCCATCCCAGCTGTAGATGCCGCCTTCGGGCGAAGCGATCTGGTTCCAGCGGTTGTCGCCCTTGAACACGTCGGCATAGTTCTTCTTGAACATTTCCGGACCGACCGTGGTGGCGATGGTGTCGCCGATTTCCTTGTTGGACGGCCAGATGTCGCGCAGGAACACGGCATTGCCGGCAGGATCGTGGCCGATCGGATCCTTGCTCAGGTCGATGTCCACCGTGCCCGCGATGGCGTAGGCGACGACCAGCGGGGGCGAGGCCAGGTAGTTCATCTTCACTTCGGGATGGACGCGGCCTTCGAAGTTGCGATTGCCCGAGAGCACCGAGGTCACGACCAGATCACCCTCGGCAATACCTGCCGACACTTCCTCGGGCAGCGGGCCGGAGTTGCCGATGCACGTCGTGCAGCCGTAGCCGACGACGTAGAAGCCGAGCTGCTCCATGTCCTTGAGCACGCCGGCCTTCTTGAGGTAGTCGGTCACCACCAGCGAGCCTGGGCCGAGCGAGGTCTTCACCCAGGGGGCTGCCTTCAGTCCGCGCGCGACGGCGTTGCGGGCAAGGAGGCCGGCGCCCAGCATGACGGCCGGGTTGGACGTATTGGTGCAGGAGGTGATCGCGGCAATCACGACGGCACCGTCCTTGAGCGTGTACTGGCTGCCGTCCTTGGTGACGACGGCCTGGCCCGGCGTCGCCGCCTTGGTGCGGGTGGCGCGCGCGTCGGACATTGGTGCCAGTGCTTCGCGATAGTTGCCGGCCACGTTTTCCAGCAGGACGCGGTCCTGCGGGCGCTTCGGGCCAGCCAGCGAGGGCTTCACGTCGGCGAGGTCCAGCGACAGCACCGCGCTGTAGTCGGCGTCGGCCTGGCCGGGCTCGCGCCACAGGCCCTGTGCCTTGGCATAGGTTTCGACCAGCTGCACCAGGGCCTCGTCGCGACCGGACAGGCGCAGGTAGTTCAGCGCTTCGTTGTCGATCGGGAAGATGCCGCAGGTCGCGCCGTATTCGGGCGCCATGTTGGCGATGGTGGCGCGGTCAGCCAGGGCCAGGTGATCCAGGCCGTCGCCGTAGAATTCGACGAACTTGCCCACCACGCCATGCTTGCGCAGCATCTGCGTGACGGTGAGGACGAGGTCGGTCGCGGTGGCGCCTTCCGGCAGCTTGCCGCTGAGCTTGAAGCCGACGACCTGGGGAATCAGCATCGACGAAGGCTGGCCCAGCATCGCCGCTTCCGCCTCGATGCCGCCGACGCCCCAGCCGAGCACGCCGATGCCGTTGATCATCGTGGTGTGCGAATCGGTACCGAAGACGGTGTCCGGGAAGGCCCAGGTTTCCTTGCCTTCGGTGCGCGTCATCACCACGCGGGCGAGGTTTTCCAGGTTCACTTGGTGGACGATGCCGGTATTGGGCGGCACCACCTTGAAGTTGTCGAACGCGTTCTGGCCCCAGCGCAGGAAGCTGTAGCGCTCGATGTTGCGGCCGAATTCGATCTTGCCGTTGAGATCGAGGGCTTCGGGCTTGCCGAAGACGTCGACCTGGACAGAGTGGTCGATGACCAGTTCCGACGGGATCTGCGGATTGATCTGGCTGGCCTCGCCGCCGAGACGGACGACGGCATCACGCATGGCCGCAAGGTCGACCACGCAAGGCACGCCAGTGAAGTCCTGCAGCACGACGCGGGCCGGCATGAAGGAAATTTCGGTGTCCGGTTCCTTGGTGGCGTTCCAGTTGGCGACCGCCTCGATCTCTTTCTCGGTTACGTTGAGGCCATCCTCCTGGCGCAGAAGGTTCTCCAGGAGGATCTTCATCGAGAACGGCAAACGCTTGAGGTTGAAGCGTTCGCCCAGCTTCGCGAGGCTGGCGATGGTGTAACGCTGACCGTTGACCTCGATCGAGGTTCTGGTCGAGAAAGAGTCTTTCATTCCGTTCTCCTGGCGTGCAGCAGCTTGAAGGGAGGGCGGAGCGCGGCGGCGGTCTGGCGGAAATGCGCGCAACAGCAGGGACTGCCGTGTCGGCGCCGGACCCCGGCTCCGATGCGGCACCGCGAAGCGGCCCCTGAAACTGCAGCTCTCCGGGACTGCCACCGATGGAATCCGGCGCCCGAAAAATCACCCTATTATGACTGAAACGCCCGTTTGACTGAAACGACGGGCTTGTCGTCCCCCGGTGGGGGTCAGCCGCCGTCCAGCCGGCAGCGGGCCAGCAGGCCCCGGGCCAGCATCAGGCACTGGCGCTGCTGCAGGAACAGTTGCCACTGGTTTCCGCCGAGCTGACGCCAGAGAACGGCCGCGCGCACGCCGGCCAGAAGCGTGGCGCGAATGCGCTCCACGAGGTGGCTCTGCTGCAGGAACAAGGGGTTGCCCTGTACGACGACACGCGGACGCAGGGTCGACAGGGTGGTGGCGTAGAGCTCGGCCAGGCGGCTGCTGACGGCGGAATGACCGATTCCCAGGTGATCGACCTGACGCTGCACGCCGCTGATACCTTCGCGCAGGCGGTCGAGCAGGTCGCGCCGGCGCGCCAGCTTGCGTTCGACGCGCATGATGGCAGCGGCGATCTGGGTCACCGCGGCAGCGCGCTGGGGGTCGTCGACTTGCTGGGTCAGGGCTTCCAGCCCCAGGCGGACGCCGGCGATGCCGCCGAACACCTGGGCCGGGCTGTCCGCGTCGATGCGCAGAATGCTGGCGATGCTCGATTCGAACGCGGCGGTGTCGTTGTTGCCGGTCACGGCAATGGTCCGGACGAGGGCGGCGGACTGGAAGATGCCTGCCAGCGCGATGACGCGTTCTTCATTCATGGATTGGTTCCGAAAGTCATGCCGCCAATCGGGGCATCCGTGGCGGCGATGACTGCGCCACCCAGGCATTCCTCGTCGCGATAGAACACGACGGATTGTCCGGGCGTGACGGCCCGTTGCGGCTGGTCGAACGTCACGAGCAACTGGTCGTTGTGATAGCAGAGCGTGCAGGGCTGGTCGACCTGGCGGTAGCGCGTCTTGGCGGTGCAGCGCAGACCGTCCACGGGCCCGGTGCCGGCGGTCCAGCTAGCCTCGCCTGCCAGCAGACGGCGCGAATCCAGCCAGTGGCTGGCATTGCCCTGCGCGACATACAGGACATTGGCGGCGACATCCTTGCCGACGACGTACCATGGGTCGCCGCTGGCATCGCGCTGTCCGCCGATGCCCAGTCCCTGCCGCTGGCCCAGCGTGTAATACATGACACCCTGGTGCGTGCCGATGCGTCGGCCTTCTGGCGTCAACATTTCGCCGGGTTGTGCAGGAATGTACTGGGCCAAAAAGGCGTGGAAGTCGCGTTCGCCGATGAAACAGATGCCGGTGGAGTCTTTTTTCGCGTGCGTGGGCAGGGCCGCTTCGCGCGCCATGTCGCGCACGGTGGGCTTGGGCAGCTCGCCGACGGGAAATTCCGTCGCTGCCAGCTGAGCCTGGCCCAGGGTGTACAGGAAGTAGGACTGGTCCTTGTTCGTATCACGGCCGCGCAGCAGCCGGTGGCGGCCGTCGACGCAATCGGTACGGGCGTAGTGCCCGGTGGCGATCCGTCCGGCGCCCAGCTCGCGGGCGTGGTCGAGGAAGGTCCGGAACTTGATCTCGCGGTTGCACAGGACGTCCGGATTGGGCGTGCGCCCGGCGCGATACTCGGCCAGGAAGTGGGTAAATACCTGATTCCAGTACTCCCCTGAGAAATTGCGCGTGTGAAACGGGATGTCCAGGGCCGCGCAGACCTTGAGCGCATCGAGGCGATCGCGGTCCGCTTCGCATTCGCCCAGGCGGCCGTCGTCCTCCCAGTTCTTCATGAACATGCCGGCGACCGGGCGCCCCGCGCGCTTGAGCAGGAGCGCGGCAACGGAGGAGTCCACTCCGCCGGATACGCCGACCATGACCAGGCCCTCGCCCATGGCTCAGGTCGGTCCCGCGGCGGATTGGACAGCCGTCAGCGGCAGGCGCTGGCCGCCCAGCCAGGCATCGATACTGCTGAGGATCAGCGGGCTGCGCAGCCGGTCACCCAGCGCGGCGATCTCCTGCCGGCCCAGCCAGTGGATCCGCTCGATACCCACGTCCAGCGGCCGGGAGGCATGATGCAT
This genomic stretch from Tahibacter amnicola harbors:
- the acnA gene encoding aconitate hydratase AcnA; this translates as MKDSFSTRTSIEVNGQRYTIASLAKLGERFNLKRLPFSMKILLENLLRQEDGLNVTEKEIEAVANWNATKEPDTEISFMPARVVLQDFTGVPCVVDLAAMRDAVVRLGGEASQINPQIPSELVIDHSVQVDVFGKPEALDLNGKIEFGRNIERYSFLRWGQNAFDNFKVVPPNTGIVHQVNLENLARVVMTRTEGKETWAFPDTVFGTDSHTTMINGIGVLGWGVGGIEAEAAMLGQPSSMLIPQVVGFKLSGKLPEGATATDLVLTVTQMLRKHGVVGKFVEFYGDGLDHLALADRATIANMAPEYGATCGIFPIDNEALNYLRLSGRDEALVQLVETYAKAQGLWREPGQADADYSAVLSLDLADVKPSLAGPKRPQDRVLLENVAGNYREALAPMSDARATRTKAATPGQAVVTKDGSQYTLKDGAVVIAAITSCTNTSNPAVMLGAGLLARNAVARGLKAAPWVKTSLGPGSLVVTDYLKKAGVLKDMEQLGFYVVGYGCTTCIGNSGPLPEEVSAGIAEGDLVVTSVLSGNRNFEGRVHPEVKMNYLASPPLVVAYAIAGTVDIDLSKDPIGHDPAGNAVFLRDIWPSNKEIGDTIATTVGPEMFKKNYADVFKGDNRWNQIASPEGGIYSWDGSSTYIKNPPYFDGMTMSVGSIADIHGARVLGLFGDSITTDHISPAGDIKATSPAGVFLQSRGVAKVDFNSYGSRRGNDDVMVRGTFANIRIKNLMLGGEEGGNTYHYPNGEKLSIYDAAMRYKAEGVPLVVIAGKEYGTGSSRDWAAKGTMLLGVKAVIAESFERIHRSNLVGMGVLPLQFQDGENAQTIGLKGDEVFEIAGLNDGASKEIEVVAKGPTETKRFTVKVLLLTPKEVEYFRHGGILPYVLRQLAQQPKAA
- the hflD gene encoding high frequency lysogenization protein HflD, which translates into the protein MNEERVIALAGIFQSAALVRTIAVTGNNDTAAFESSIASILRIDADSPAQVFGGIAGVRLGLEALTQQVDDPQRAAAVTQIAAAIMRVERKLARRRDLLDRLREGISGVQRQVDHLGIGHSAVSSRLAELYATTLSTLRPRVVVQGNPLFLQQSHLVERIRATLLAGVRAAVLWRQLGGNQWQLFLQQRQCLMLARGLLARCRLDGG
- the mnmA gene encoding tRNA 2-thiouridine(34) synthase MnmA, producing MGEGLVMVGVSGGVDSSVAALLLKRAGRPVAGMFMKNWEDDGRLGECEADRDRLDALKVCAALDIPFHTRNFSGEYWNQVFTHFLAEYRAGRTPNPDVLCNREIKFRTFLDHARELGAGRIATGHYARTDCVDGRHRLLRGRDTNKDQSYFLYTLGQAQLAATEFPVGELPKPTVRDMAREAALPTHAKKDSTGICFIGERDFHAFLAQYIPAQPGEMLTPEGRRIGTHQGVMYYTLGQRQGLGIGGQRDASGDPWYVVGKDVAANVLYVAQGNASHWLDSRRLLAGEASWTAGTGPVDGLRCTAKTRYRQVDQPCTLCYHNDQLLVTFDQPQRAVTPGQSVVFYRDEECLGGAVIAATDAPIGGMTFGTNP